One genomic region from Pseudomonas sp. R5-89-07 encodes:
- a CDS encoding FAD-binding oxidoreductase yields MSDALFATLQHLLGSAHVQSSAQAAHYLTDKQGRYTGQVVAAVHPANTEEVAAVVRACVAVKAPVVVQGGNTGLMAGATPDASGRAVLLLLDRMNRVREVDTDNDTLTVEAGCILHDVQAAARAAGRLFPLSLEAEGSCTLGGNLGTNAGGTAVLRYGNTRELTLGLEVVTAQGQIWHGLRGLRKDNTGYDLRDLYIGSEGTLGIITAATLKLFPQPLAQATALLAFDELAQAVAFLSHARAGFGANLTAFELLSANCLALLRDQFPQGPQPFKTASQAWFALIELSDNHGESHAREAFERVLGDAFEQQLVSDALIAESLGQSQALWLLRENMSEAQKRAGHTMKHDISVPISQVAAFVAHTDALLQQHFPGVRHFTFGHLGDGNLHYNVAHPLDSTAEAHMAHYTELSALVHDSAHAHGGSISAEHGIGQRKVGLLGRYKSPVELDLMRRIKQALDPHNVLNPGKVLEVQP; encoded by the coding sequence ATGAGTGATGCGCTGTTCGCCACCCTGCAACATCTGCTCGGCAGCGCCCATGTGCAAAGCAGCGCGCAGGCGGCGCATTACCTGACCGACAAGCAAGGGCGCTACACCGGCCAGGTCGTCGCGGCAGTGCACCCGGCCAACACTGAAGAAGTGGCAGCGGTGGTGCGTGCCTGTGTGGCAGTGAAGGCGCCGGTCGTGGTGCAGGGCGGCAACACCGGCCTGATGGCCGGCGCCACGCCGGATGCCAGTGGGCGTGCGGTGTTGCTGTTGCTGGACCGGATGAATCGCGTGCGCGAGGTCGATACTGACAATGACACCTTGACGGTGGAAGCCGGTTGCATCCTGCACGACGTCCAGGCGGCTGCGCGCGCGGCAGGTCGCCTGTTTCCCCTGAGCCTGGAAGCCGAAGGCAGTTGCACCCTTGGCGGCAATCTCGGCACCAACGCCGGTGGCACGGCGGTACTGCGTTACGGCAATACCCGCGAACTGACCCTGGGCCTGGAAGTGGTGACTGCGCAAGGCCAGATCTGGCATGGCCTGCGCGGTTTGCGCAAGGACAACACCGGCTACGACCTGCGCGATCTCTACATCGGCAGCGAAGGCACGCTGGGCATTATCACCGCCGCGACCTTGAAGCTGTTCCCGCAGCCCTTGGCCCAGGCCACGGCGCTGCTGGCGTTCGATGAGCTGGCCCAGGCCGTCGCGTTCCTGTCCCATGCCCGTGCCGGTTTCGGCGCTAACCTGACGGCCTTCGAGTTGCTCAGCGCCAATTGCCTGGCCCTGCTGCGCGACCAGTTCCCGCAGGGCCCGCAGCCGTTCAAAACCGCGAGCCAAGCCTGGTTCGCCCTGATCGAACTTTCGGACAACCATGGCGAAAGCCATGCCCGCGAAGCCTTCGAGCGGGTGCTGGGCGACGCCTTCGAGCAGCAATTGGTCAGCGATGCCCTGATCGCCGAGAGCCTGGGGCAAAGCCAGGCCCTGTGGCTGCTGCGCGAGAACATGAGCGAGGCGCAGAAACGTGCCGGGCACACCATGAAGCACGATATCTCGGTGCCGATTTCCCAGGTGGCGGCCTTCGTGGCTCACACCGATGCACTGCTCCAGCAGCATTTTCCCGGTGTGCGCCATTTCACCTTCGGCCACCTGGGCGACGGCAACCTGCATTACAACGTGGCGCATCCGCTGGATTCGACGGCAGAGGCGCACATGGCGCACTACACCGAATTGAGCGCGCTGGTGCACGACAGCGCCCATGCCCATGGCGGCTCGATCAGTGCTGAACATGGGATCGGCCAGCGCAAGGTCGGCCTGCTGGGTCGCTACAAAAGCCCTGTGGAGCTGGATCTGATGCGCCGTATCAAGCAAGCGCTCGACCCACACAACGTGCTCAACCCCGGCAAAGTCCTCGAGGTACAGCCATGA
- a CDS encoding aliphatic sulfonate ABC transporter substrate-binding protein: MNPFAKRLLGACALALCLQPPAQAAETDPAQVNLDYAYYSPVSLVLKHFGWLEQALPHSKVGWVLSQGSNRSLEYLNSGGVDFASSASLSAVLSRANGSPIKSVYVYSRAEWTALVVRKDSPFKSVTDLKGKKIAATKGTDPYLFTLRSLQQAGLKKDDVELVHLQHPDGRTALEKGDVDAWAGLDPHMAASEIQAGSRLLYRNKDFNSYGVVSVTDQFAKAHPQTITTVLGAYEKARDWAIKHPDEFAKLLADESGLPLEVARLQLSRTDLSTPFLSSKDVLASKAAAPILVSEELVRKGVNVDQVIDQLLDTSFGQ; the protein is encoded by the coding sequence ATGAACCCCTTCGCCAAACGCTTACTCGGCGCATGCGCCCTCGCCCTGTGCCTGCAACCGCCGGCCCAGGCCGCCGAAACCGACCCCGCGCAGGTCAATCTCGACTACGCCTACTACTCGCCCGTCAGCCTGGTGCTCAAGCACTTCGGTTGGCTCGAACAAGCCTTGCCGCACTCCAAGGTTGGCTGGGTACTGAGCCAGGGCAGCAACCGTTCGCTGGAATACCTCAACAGTGGCGGCGTGGATTTCGCCTCTTCCGCCAGCCTGTCCGCCGTGCTGAGCCGCGCCAATGGTAGTCCGATCAAATCGGTGTACGTGTACAGCCGCGCCGAGTGGACGGCCCTGGTGGTGCGCAAGGATTCGCCGTTCAAGAGCGTCACGGACCTGAAAGGCAAGAAAATCGCCGCCACCAAAGGCACCGACCCGTACCTGTTCACCCTGCGCAGCCTGCAACAGGCCGGGCTGAAAAAGGACGACGTGGAACTGGTGCACCTGCAACATCCGGACGGCCGCACCGCCCTGGAAAAAGGTGATGTCGACGCTTGGGCCGGCCTCGACCCGCATATGGCCGCCAGCGAAATCCAGGCCGGTTCGCGCCTGCTTTACCGTAACAAGGACTTCAACAGCTACGGCGTGGTCAGCGTCACCGATCAATTCGCCAAGGCGCATCCTCAGACCATCACCACGGTACTGGGGGCCTACGAAAAGGCCCGGGACTGGGCGATAAAGCACCCGGATGAGTTCGCCAAGCTGCTCGCCGACGAATCCGGGCTGCCGTTGGAAGTGGCCAGGCTGCAGCTGTCGCGTACCGACTTGAGCACGCCGTTCTTGAGCAGCAAGGATGTGCTCGCGTCCAAGGCGGCCGCGCCGATCCTGGTGTCCGAAGAGCTGGTGCGCAAAGGGGTGAATGTGGACCAGGTGATCGACCAGTTGCTCGACACCTCGTTCGGTCAGTAA
- a CDS encoding transporter substrate-binding domain-containing protein: MQIKTLAALGLALCAGFAHADATLDKISQRHAISVGVILSGPPFGTLDPKTGEHLGYNVELAKAVGQALGVETNTVSVLAPNRVQFLQQGKVDILIANMQFTEERAEILDYVPTPYEEVGGAALIRKGSAIKQWADLKDQPVCVSQGSNFIKPLQETYGAQIKAFRSQSESLLSLRGNGCVAAVHVSPTMHALLSDAEWAGYEIPLPGDLIPSKSVIWIRKGEHDTQARLDAIVKGWHKSGFLIALGERTGMAPSQALRDLHEQYSHE; encoded by the coding sequence ATGCAGATCAAAACCCTGGCCGCCCTCGGCCTGGCCCTGTGCGCAGGCTTCGCGCATGCCGACGCCACCCTCGACAAGATCAGCCAGCGCCACGCCATCAGTGTCGGGGTGATCCTCAGCGGGCCGCCATTCGGCACGCTCGACCCGAAGACCGGCGAGCACCTGGGTTACAACGTGGAACTGGCCAAGGCCGTCGGCCAGGCGCTGGGTGTCGAGACCAACACCGTTTCGGTGTTGGCACCCAACCGTGTGCAGTTTCTGCAGCAGGGCAAAGTCGACATTCTGATCGCCAATATGCAATTCACCGAAGAGCGCGCCGAGATCCTGGACTACGTGCCCACGCCGTACGAAGAAGTCGGCGGTGCGGCGTTGATTCGCAAAGGTTCGGCTATCAAACAGTGGGCCGACCTCAAGGACCAACCGGTGTGCGTGTCCCAGGGCAGCAACTTCATCAAGCCGTTGCAAGAGACTTACGGCGCGCAGATCAAGGCATTCCGCAGCCAGTCCGAATCGCTGCTGTCGTTGCGCGGCAATGGCTGTGTGGCGGCGGTGCACGTCAGCCCGACCATGCACGCATTGCTCAGCGATGCCGAGTGGGCCGGTTATGAGATCCCGTTGCCGGGGGACTTGATTCCGTCGAAATCGGTGATCTGGATTCGCAAAGGCGAGCACGACACCCAAGCCAGGCTCGATGCCATCGTGAAGGGCTGGCATAAAAGCGGCTTCCTGATTGCCCTGGGCGAGCGCACCGGCATGGCGCCGTCCCAGGCCCTGCGCGATTTGCACGAGCAGTACAGCCATGAGTGA
- a CDS encoding transporter substrate-binding domain-containing protein produces MKLKKWLPVALGSMIALGASVAAQADATLDKIEQRHVLVVGVLLSGGPFGGIDPTTQQPKGLNVDLANELGRQLQAQVQLVPVLPANRVQFLQQGKVDLLIANMEWTAERGEILGFVPTPFYRIGGAAAVLKDSKIARWEDLKDQPVCTSQGSSYVKPLTEFGAQIKAFKSSSESLLALRGNNCVAAVHDSTLINPLVHDNAEWKDYRVIGPELNPAPSVIWTRRGESDTQAKLDPIIKQLHRSGWLIEAQTRNRISPASPALVELQQQFKGA; encoded by the coding sequence ATGAAGTTGAAGAAATGGTTGCCGGTGGCCCTGGGGTCGATGATCGCCCTGGGCGCCAGTGTGGCGGCGCAGGCCGATGCGACCCTGGACAAGATCGAGCAGCGCCATGTGCTGGTGGTCGGCGTGTTGTTGTCCGGCGGGCCGTTCGGCGGCATTGATCCGACGACCCAACAGCCCAAGGGCTTGAACGTGGACCTGGCCAACGAGCTGGGCCGCCAGCTCCAGGCCCAGGTGCAACTGGTGCCGGTACTGCCCGCCAACCGTGTGCAGTTTCTGCAGCAGGGCAAGGTTGACCTGCTGATCGCGAATATGGAATGGACCGCCGAGCGCGGTGAGATCCTGGGCTTTGTGCCCACCCCGTTCTACCGTATCGGCGGCGCCGCGGCCGTGCTCAAGGACAGCAAAATCGCGCGTTGGGAAGACCTCAAGGACCAGCCTGTCTGCACCTCCCAGGGCAGCAGCTACGTCAAACCGCTGACCGAATTCGGTGCGCAGATCAAGGCGTTCAAAAGCTCCTCCGAATCGCTGCTGGCCCTGCGCGGCAACAACTGCGTCGCGGCGGTGCATGATTCGACCCTGATCAACCCGCTGGTCCACGACAACGCCGAATGGAAGGACTACCGCGTCATAGGCCCGGAACTCAACCCGGCGCCGTCGGTGATCTGGACGCGTCGCGGCGAAAGCGACACCCAGGCCAAGCTCGACCCGATCATCAAGCAACTGCACCGCAGCGGCTGGCTGATCGAAGCCCAGACGCGCAACCGCATCAGCCCGGCATCGCCGGCGCTGGTGGAATTGCAGCAACAGTTCAAGGGCGCCTGA
- a CDS encoding ABC transporter permease → MTSKTQALPLTAPTAINRSAWPRRLKGLVVPILILLVLEAVVRVGWLPSYQMPAPSEIAVTLADLAEGALWKHINASLVRVLLGFAIGASLALVFAAWVGLSREAEAYLEPTFAGLRSIPSLAWVPLLLLWLGIDETSKIVLIAIGAFFPVYLNGVAAIRDIDRKLVEVGQMYGFNRRRLVRRILLPAALPGLFTGLRSGLSLAWMFLVAAELIAATKGLGYLLSDGRETSRPDIVLAAIIVLALLGKVSDGLLAALEKRCLAWRDTFQGAGQ, encoded by the coding sequence ATGACCAGCAAAACCCAAGCCTTGCCCCTCACCGCGCCAACGGCGATCAATCGCAGTGCCTGGCCGCGCCGGCTCAAGGGCCTGGTGGTGCCGATACTGATTCTGCTGGTGCTGGAGGCGGTTGTGCGCGTGGGCTGGCTGCCGTCGTACCAGATGCCGGCGCCCAGCGAGATCGCCGTGACCCTGGCGGACCTCGCCGAGGGCGCGCTGTGGAAGCACATCAACGCCAGCCTCGTGCGGGTGCTGCTGGGCTTTGCCATCGGCGCCAGCCTGGCGCTGGTATTTGCCGCCTGGGTGGGCTTGAGCCGCGAGGCCGAGGCCTATCTGGAACCGACCTTCGCCGGGCTGCGCTCGATCCCGAGCCTGGCCTGGGTGCCATTGCTGCTGCTGTGGCTGGGCATCGACGAAACCTCCAAGATCGTGCTGATCGCGATTGGCGCGTTCTTCCCGGTCTACCTCAATGGCGTCGCGGCCATCCGTGATATTGATCGCAAGCTGGTGGAAGTCGGGCAAATGTATGGTTTCAATCGGCGGCGCCTGGTGCGTCGCATCCTATTGCCTGCGGCCCTGCCCGGCCTGTTTACCGGGTTGCGCAGCGGCCTGAGCCTGGCCTGGATGTTTCTGGTGGCAGCCGAGCTGATCGCGGCCACCAAAGGGCTGGGTTACTTGCTCAGCGATGGGCGGGAAACCTCGCGGCCGGATATCGTGCTGGCGGCGATCATCGTGCTGGCGCTGCTTGGCAAGGTCAGCGATGGCCTGCTCGCGGCGCTGGAAAAGCGCTGCCTGGCCTGGCGCGACACCTTTCAGGGAGCCGGACAATGA
- a CDS encoding molybdopterin-binding protein, which yields MTIKAINVRNQFKGVIKEILLGEVVSEIDVQTASGVVTSVITTRSVRDLELKVGSEVIAFVKSTEVSIAKL from the coding sequence ATGACCATCAAAGCGATCAACGTGCGCAACCAGTTCAAAGGCGTTATCAAGGAAATCCTGCTAGGGGAAGTGGTGTCGGAAATCGACGTACAAACTGCGTCCGGCGTCGTCACTTCGGTGATCACCACGCGCTCGGTGCGCGACTTGGAGTTGAAAGTGGGCAGTGAAGTCATCGCCTTTGTGAAGTCCACCGAAGTGTCTATCGCCAAGCTGTAG
- a CDS encoding LysR substrate-binding domain-containing protein produces MSTLDLELLRTFIAVVDHHSFAEAGVHLARTQSSVTQHMQRLEQQVGVSLFVKRGRQKQLSEPGLQLLRHARQMLSLNDEVLNSLRESSLSGVLRIGSPHDIADTILPPILSHIARSAPRLRLEIDVGRSPFLMDDLHRGKVDMVISTRSDPSLEGFALRTSPVWWICSAQYIHQPGEPLPLILVDEPSIYRRYALEALERANIAWRQAYLASNLIGIKAATRAGLGVTPRSMEMLGPDMRVLGETDGLPRLPEVTYYLWIRPNTANPLARKAYDLIRGSQGL; encoded by the coding sequence ATGTCGACCCTCGACCTCGAACTGCTACGTACTTTTATCGCCGTGGTCGACCACCACAGCTTTGCCGAAGCCGGCGTGCACCTGGCCCGCACCCAATCTTCCGTGACCCAGCACATGCAGCGCCTGGAGCAGCAAGTGGGGGTCAGCCTGTTCGTCAAGCGCGGTCGGCAAAAGCAACTGAGCGAGCCCGGCTTGCAGTTGCTGCGCCATGCGCGCCAGATGCTCTCGTTGAATGACGAAGTGTTGAATTCCCTGCGCGAAAGCAGCCTGAGCGGTGTGTTGCGTATTGGCTCGCCCCACGACATTGCCGACACCATCCTGCCGCCGATCCTCAGCCACATCGCCCGCTCCGCGCCGCGCCTGCGCCTGGAAATCGATGTGGGGCGCAGCCCGTTCCTGATGGACGACCTGCACCGGGGCAAGGTCGATATGGTGATCTCCACCCGCTCCGACCCGAGCCTGGAGGGGTTTGCGTTGCGCACATCGCCGGTCTGGTGGATTTGTTCGGCGCAGTACATCCACCAGCCCGGCGAGCCGTTGCCGTTGATTCTGGTGGACGAGCCCAGCATCTACCGGCGCTATGCGCTGGAAGCGTTGGAGCGGGCCAATATTGCGTGGCGCCAGGCGTATCTGGCGTCGAACCTGATCGGGATCAAGGCGGCGACCCGCGCCGGGCTGGGGGTGACGCCGCGAAGCATGGAGATGCTCGGCCCGGACATGCGCGTATTGGGCGAAACGGATGGATTGCCGCGCTTACCGGAGGTGACCTACTACCTCTGGATCCGCCCGAACACGGCCAATCCGCTTGCCAGGAAGGCGTACGACTTGATTCGTGGCAGCCAGGGGTTGTAA
- a CDS encoding MalY/PatB family protein: MSFDFDTIHPRLGTGSTKWSRYPQDVLPMWIADMDIAAPPSVLQALRERLDQQILGYSVAGPDVREAVIADLWAKYAWRVHPEELLFLPGVEPGFNMALHAFVQPGQPVVLQTPNYRPIRLAPAHWNLPRIELPFELIEDEYRTPLPALRQALTGAGALLLSNPHNPIGKVFPRAELLAVANACLESGALIISDEIHAELCFDGRRHIPTASLSDEIAQRTITLMSASKAYNVAGLKTCFAVVQNAEMRERFNQARCGMVDSVSPLGLEATRAAYSQCGEWLEALVQYLQANRDYLLNAVQTRLPGVVMHAPQGTFLAWLDCSALGLDDPQQFFLEQAKVGLSAGIEFGDDCQQFVRLNFGCPRAMLEEGLQRMERALHQR; encoded by the coding sequence ATGAGCTTTGATTTCGACACGATCCACCCACGCCTCGGCACCGGCAGCACCAAGTGGAGCCGCTACCCGCAAGACGTTTTGCCGATGTGGATCGCCGACATGGACATCGCCGCCCCACCTTCGGTGCTGCAAGCCTTGCGTGAACGCCTCGACCAACAGATTCTCGGCTACAGCGTGGCTGGCCCGGATGTGCGCGAAGCCGTCATCGCCGACTTGTGGGCCAAGTACGCCTGGCGCGTACACCCTGAAGAATTGCTGTTCCTGCCCGGCGTCGAACCGGGCTTCAACATGGCCCTGCATGCCTTTGTGCAACCCGGCCAGCCGGTGGTGCTGCAAACCCCCAACTACCGGCCGATTCGCCTGGCGCCCGCTCACTGGAACTTGCCGCGCATTGAACTCCCGTTCGAGTTGATCGAGGATGAATACCGCACCCCCCTGCCCGCGCTGCGCCAGGCGCTGACCGGCGCCGGTGCGCTGCTGTTGAGCAACCCGCACAACCCCATCGGCAAAGTCTTCCCACGCGCAGAACTGTTGGCGGTGGCCAACGCCTGCCTGGAAAGCGGCGCGCTGATCATCTCCGACGAAATCCACGCCGAGCTATGCTTTGACGGCCGTCGGCATATCCCCACCGCCAGCCTCAGCGACGAGATTGCCCAGCGCACCATCACCCTGATGTCGGCGAGCAAGGCCTACAACGTGGCCGGCCTGAAGACCTGTTTCGCCGTGGTGCAGAATGCCGAGATGCGCGAACGCTTCAACCAGGCCCGTTGCGGCATGGTCGACAGCGTCAGCCCGCTGGGCCTGGAAGCCACCCGCGCCGCCTACAGCCAATGCGGCGAATGGCTGGAAGCGCTGGTGCAATACCTGCAAGCCAACCGTGATTACCTGCTCAATGCCGTCCAGACCCGCCTGCCCGGCGTGGTGATGCATGCGCCACAGGGTACTTTCCTGGCCTGGCTGGACTGCAGCGCCCTGGGCCTGGATGACCCGCAACAATTCTTCCTGGAACAGGCCAAGGTCGGCTTGAGCGCCGGCATTGAGTTCGGTGATGACTGCCAGCAGTTCGTGCGCCTGAACTTCGGCTGCCCACGGGCGATGCTCGAAGAAGGCCTGCAGCGCATGGAGCGTGCCTTGCACCAGCGGTGA